The following proteins come from a genomic window of Amaranthus tricolor cultivar Red isolate AtriRed21 chromosome 14, ASM2621246v1, whole genome shotgun sequence:
- the LOC130799978 gene encoding 60S ribosomal protein L10a-like, with product MSKLQSEAVREAITGIKTDSAEKGRKFTETIELQIGLKNYDPQKDKRFSGSVKLQHIPRPKMKVCMLGDAQHVEEAERIGLEWMDVEALKKLNKNKKLVKKLAKKYHAFLASEAVIKQIPRLLGPGLNKAGKFPTLVTHQEPLENKVNEIKATVKFQLKKVLCMGVAVGNCSMEEKQVFQNVQMSVNFLVSLLKKNWQNVRCLYLKSTMGKPYRIF from the exons ATGAG TAAGCTTCAGAGTGAAGCTGTTAGAGAGGCTATTACTGGGATTAAAACTGACTCCGCTGAGAAAGGTCGTAAGTTCACTGAGACAATTGAGCTCCAAATTGGGCTCAAGAACTATGACCCCCAAAAGGATAAGCGTTTTAGTGGTTCTGTTAAGTTGCAACACATCCCCCGTCCCAAGATGAAGGTTTGCATGCTGGGAGATGCACAACATGTGGAAGAG GCTGAGAGAATAGGCTTGGAGTGGATGGATGTAGAGGCGTTGAAGAAgctgaacaagaacaaaaaattGGTGAAGAAACTGGCAAAGAAGTATCATGCTTTCCTTGCCTCAGAAGCAGTCATCAAGCAGATTCCTCGATTGCTTGGTCCTGGTCTTAATAAGGCAG GTAAGTTCCCCACCCTTGTCACCCATCAAGAGCCCTTGGAGAACAAGGTGAATGAGATCAAGGCGACAGTCAAGTTCCAGCTGAAGAAGGTTCTCTGCATGGGTGTTGCTGTTGGTAACTGCAGTATGGAAGAGAAGCAAGTTTTCCAGAACGTGCAAATGAGCGTCAATTTCCTCGTTTCATTGTTGAAGAAAAATTGGCAAAAT GTCCGATGCTTGTACCTGAAGAGTACCATGGGCAAGCCATACCGCATTTTCTAA
- the LOC130799979 gene encoding uncharacterized protein LOC130799979 — protein MEDGCLSAESNRHGNGTASKFLTNLPSRGLFSSTVSSANLGGMRIYICDHETTPPDDQVIKTDQMNILIRSLTLKKQQGDATESSRKRASGAADGRNPAKRTMTNNQYNARQSGSSSRGVDKSFQGLTVDRLRALLKEKGLSHKGKKDELLERLRNAS, from the exons ATGGAGGACGGTTGTTTGTCTGCGGAATCCAATCGCCATGGTAATGGCACTGCTTCAAAGTTCCTGACTAACCTTCCTTCTCGTGGCCTTTTCTCTTCCACTGTTTCCTCTGCTAACTTG GGTGGGATGCGAATATACATCTGTGATCATGAGACAACACCCCCAG ATGACCAAGTAATAAAGACGGATCAGATGAATATATTGATTAGATCTCTCACATTAAAGAAGCAACAAGGTGATGCAACTGAAAGCTCAAGAAAGAG AGCATCTGGAGCTGCTGATGGAAGAAATCCAGCTAAGAGGACAATGACGAACAACCAATATAATGCTAGACAGA GTGGATCGAGTAGTCGTGGTGTAGATAAGAGTTTTCAGGGTTTGACAGTAGATAGGCTTCGGGCCCTTCTTAAGGAAAAAGGGCTTTCACACAAAGGAAAGAAG GATGAGCTGCTTGAACGTCTGCGTAATGCAAGTTAA
- the LOC130799980 gene encoding co-chaperone protein p23-2: MSRPPEVLWAQRSDKIYLTVALPDAKDILVKCEPEGLFKFSASGPQGENYECTLELFGAIVPEGCKTKTGWRNILCSIQKEQKGWWKRLLKSERSPPYLKVDWNKWCDEDEEESDSDLAYDDDTAAYNDEDSSDDDGGLLYLPDLEKARG, translated from the exons ATGAG TCGCCCACCGGAGGTTCTCTGGGCTCAACGCTCTGACAAGATCTATTTGACTGTTGCTCTGCCGGATGCAAAAGATATCTTAGTGAAGTGTGAACCTGAAGGCCTATTTAAGTTTTCAGCCTCTGGACCACAAGGAGAAAACTATGAATGTACACTAGAACTTTTTGGAGCAATAGTGCCCGAG GGATGCAAAACCAAAACAGGTTGGAGGAATATATTGTGCTCAATTCAGAAGGAGCAGAAAGGTTGGTGGAAAAGGCTTTTAAAATCAGAAAGATCTCCTCCTTACCTGAAAGTTGACTGGAACAAATGGTGTgatgaagatgaggaagaatCAGACT CTGATTTGGCCTATGATGACGATACAGCTGCG TATAATGATGAAGACAGCAGTGATGATGATGGAGGATTACTTT ATCTTCCGGACTTGGAGAAAGCTCGCGGCTAG
- the LOC130799982 gene encoding protein SRC1 produces the protein MSGIIEKIGETLHIGGHHGDKKDEHKKDEHKKDDHHKEGGSSLISKIVGHDDASHADHKHDDGHKHDGHGDHKHDGHGDHKHDDSDKKKKKKDKKKKEHGHDHDGSSSSSDSD, from the coding sequence ATGTCAGGAATAATTGAGAAAATTGGGGAGACTCTCCACATTGGAGGTCACCATGGAGATAAGAAAGATGAGCACAAGAAAGATGAACATAAGAAAGATGATCATCATAAAGAAGGTGGATCATCATTGATCTCTAAGATTGTGGGCCATGATGATGCTAGTCATGCTGATCATAAACATGATGATGGTCATAAACATGATGGTCATGGAGATCATAAGCATGATGGTCATGGGGATCATAAGCATGATGATTCTgacaaaaagaagaaaaagaaggataagaagaagaaagagCATGGTCATGACCATGATGGTAGTAGCAGCAGCAGCGACAGCGATTAG